The following are from one region of the Salicibibacter kimchii genome:
- a CDS encoding helix-turn-helix transcriptional regulator produces MFDLEAMSENLLDARDRLGVTQKEVASETGIHQNTLFFLENAKKSPRADTMVILANYYGATVQELFFADQGKENV; encoded by the coding sequence GTGTTTGACTTGGAAGCTATGAGCGAGAACCTACTTGACGCTAGAGATCGTCTCGGCGTCACCCAAAAAGAAGTTGCTTCTGAAACAGGCATTCATCAAAACACGCTTTTTTTCTTGGAAAACGCAAAGAAATCACCGAGAGCAGACACGATGGTAATTCTCGCGAATTACTACGGGGCGACGGTACAAGAACTATTTTTCGCAGATCAAGGAAAGGAGAATGTCTAA
- a CDS encoding HNH endonuclease signature motif containing protein, which produces MHRYTKEQVDYIRSIAPGRFIKDIHNKFVEKYNADVSDKSVQNIMHRHGIKNKLQGYHTRKKKGDTAWNKGMKGLQLGGEKGWFPKGNQPPSYLPVGSESLHEGVLMIKTDDPNVWEKKHRWLWKQHYGEVPDGKAVTFKDGDKQNVTIDNLFLTNQVACMHVAIHGLPQNSPDLNVASHRLSELKSVVRQKEGQEG; this is translated from the coding sequence ATGCATCGATACACAAAAGAGCAGGTAGATTATATACGATCCATAGCACCGGGTAGATTCATCAAAGATATACACAACAAGTTTGTCGAAAAATATAATGCCGATGTCTCTGATAAGTCAGTGCAAAACATTATGCATCGCCACGGCATTAAAAACAAATTGCAGGGTTATCACACAAGGAAGAAAAAAGGAGATACTGCCTGGAATAAAGGGATGAAGGGCTTACAACTCGGGGGAGAAAAAGGGTGGTTCCCGAAAGGGAATCAACCACCTTCCTATCTCCCTGTCGGCAGCGAAAGCCTTCATGAAGGAGTACTGATGATAAAAACCGATGATCCGAACGTTTGGGAGAAAAAGCATCGGTGGTTGTGGAAGCAACACTACGGGGAGGTACCCGACGGAAAAGCTGTTACTTTCAAAGACGGTGATAAACAAAACGTCACGATAGATAATTTGTTTTTGACTAACCAAGTAGCTTGTATGCATGTTGCGATACATGGTTTACCTCAGAACTCACCGGATTTAAATGTAGCATCACACAGATTGTCGGAGCTAAAGTCTGTTGTTAGGCAAAAAGAAGGGCAGGAAGGGTGA
- a CDS encoding nucleotide modification associated domain-containing protein yields the protein MNKENYIEIKDGELDMSKLQVANGNHHPFHLNTDIKVETDKLNQTLQAKDRDYGNSFGKQFEKYGMTSVLIRLEDKLRRLESLQKYGAEVDESIEDTVQDIAGYAILTLVELNKEKA from the coding sequence ATGAACAAGGAAAATTATATCGAAATTAAAGATGGAGAACTTGATATGTCGAAGTTACAGGTAGCAAACGGAAATCACCACCCCTTCCACTTAAACACTGATATTAAGGTTGAAACTGACAAACTCAATCAAACATTGCAAGCGAAGGACCGCGATTATGGAAATAGCTTCGGAAAGCAGTTTGAAAAATACGGTATGACCTCTGTGTTAATCAGATTAGAGGACAAGCTACGACGCTTAGAATCATTGCAAAAGTACGGCGCAGAAGTGGACGAATCGATAGAAGATACAGTGCAAGACATTGCAGGATATGCGATTTTAACGCTAGTTGAACTGAATAAGGAAAAGGCGTGA
- a CDS encoding deoxycytidylate deaminase yields the protein MDICAKLQVKAVIVKDNQVIAEGTNSPIDPCDGNCEVNKACIKTIHAENQALMLCARKGVSTDGAECWVTHLPCPDCTKNLNQAGIKRIYYMNEYPHRYENNFSDGMELMKI from the coding sequence ATGGATATATGCGCTAAATTGCAGGTCAAAGCGGTGATCGTTAAAGATAATCAAGTGATTGCGGAGGGCACGAATTCGCCTATTGATCCATGCGACGGAAATTGCGAGGTAAACAAGGCTTGCATCAAGACCATACATGCGGAAAATCAGGCGCTTATGTTATGCGCTAGGAAGGGCGTTTCCACGGACGGGGCTGAATGTTGGGTTACGCACCTTCCTTGCCCTGATTGCACGAAGAATTTAAATCAAGCTGGCATTAAAAGAATCTATTACATGAATGAATATCCGCACCGGTACGAAAACAATTTTAGTGACGGAATGGAGTTGATGAAGATATGA
- a CDS encoding DUF6011 domain-containing protein, whose amino-acid sequence MNSFHECQKCGRPLKDEKSKERGYGLKCWKKLNAELDINDREVVEAGIPAEMKAE is encoded by the coding sequence ATGAACAGTTTTCATGAATGCCAAAAATGCGGGCGTCCGTTGAAGGACGAGAAAAGCAAAGAGCGCGGCTACGGCCTGAAGTGTTGGAAGAAGTTGAATGCAGAACTTGATATCAATGATCGGGAAGTTGTTGAGGCAGGTATTCCTGCCGAAATGAAAGCTGAATAG
- a CDS encoding SAM-dependent methyltransferase, protein MKRVLDASCGSRMFWFDKENEDAVYMDNRELKETLCDGRTLNVKPDILGDFRDMPFNDDTFYLVVFDPPHLIKAGDDSWLAKKYGKLELNWKEDIRVGFCECMRVLKPNGTLVFKWNEDQIKTSEIIKAVGHKPLFGNRRAKTHWMVFMKGESHGTA, encoded by the coding sequence ATGAAACGGGTATTGGATGCGTCTTGTGGAAGTCGGATGTTTTGGTTCGACAAGGAAAACGAGGATGCCGTGTATATGGACAACAGAGAATTGAAGGAAACGCTTTGTGACGGGCGCACTCTGAATGTAAAGCCTGATATTTTAGGCGATTTTCGGGATATGCCATTCAATGACGATACCTTTTATCTAGTTGTTTTTGATCCTCCGCATTTAATAAAAGCTGGAGATGATTCCTGGTTGGCCAAAAAATACGGAAAGCTTGAACTCAATTGGAAAGAAGATATCAGGGTAGGTTTTTGCGAATGCATGAGGGTGTTAAAGCCAAACGGAACGCTCGTCTTCAAGTGGAACGAGGACCAAATCAAAACGAGTGAAATCATCAAGGCGGTTGGGCATAAACCGTTGTTTGGAAACAGACGAGCGAAAACGCACTGGATGGTATTCATGAAAGGAGAATCACATGGCACAGCTTAG
- a CDS encoding Holliday junction resolvase RecU, with amino-acid sequence MAQLRMATSEYQKQVGRGNRGMALESKIDHTNSLYALKNIALVNKRATPVKVTRSKGTKVISGFFEAKSTVDYDGTYKGRSVAFEAKSLKGKSFPLSMIADHQFRYLYNAQDHGAKAFLIVEFRDTDETFLTPFSVIEYYQRRAEKGGRKSIPLEDFSIHGFWVDRGRGVQMDYLAQLDRWIDKEG; translated from the coding sequence ATGGCACAGCTTAGGATGGCTACATCAGAATATCAAAAGCAGGTCGGCAGGGGAAACCGGGGGATGGCGCTTGAATCGAAAATTGACCACACGAACAGCCTGTATGCGCTGAAAAACATAGCGCTGGTCAACAAGCGAGCGACACCCGTGAAGGTGACGAGGAGTAAGGGAACAAAGGTGATTTCTGGATTTTTTGAAGCGAAATCAACCGTTGATTATGACGGCACCTATAAAGGGCGGTCGGTTGCATTCGAAGCAAAGAGTCTGAAGGGGAAATCGTTCCCTCTCTCTATGATCGCAGACCACCAATTCAGGTATTTGTACAACGCACAGGATCACGGCGCAAAGGCGTTTCTTATCGTTGAGTTCCGAGACACGGACGAAACATTCCTGACGCCATTTAGCGTGATTGAGTATTATCAGCGGCGAGCTGAAAAAGGCGGCCGCAAGAGCATCCCGTTAGAGGATTTTAGCATACACGGATTCTGGGTTGATCGAGGACGGGGCGTGCAGATGGATTATCTTGCGCAATTGGATCGATGGATTGATAAGGAGGGGTAA
- a CDS encoding DUF3954 domain-containing protein has translation MSVDEIKPQPQDVVYVVRDGEVLKLNPPNTGYGHNNIVWIGGKVDRVDSTESRKI, from the coding sequence ATGAGCGTGGATGAAATTAAACCGCAACCTCAGGATGTTGTTTATGTGGTCAGGGACGGAGAAGTATTGAAGCTGAACCCTCCTAATACCGGATACGGACATAACAATATCGTGTGGATCGGCGGTAAGGTGGATCGGGTGGATAGCACGGAATCAAGGAAGATATAG
- a CDS encoding DNA-binding response regulator → MDREAIIDLLQDYNWMIHEIARQRTLIRGGGNNLTAQYGIEATMPKPEGQNSDPVYKEVERREKKSKYVQKLERKVSFVQERAVIISDEREVAVLECLMDGMSMSAVSRHMGLSRSNIYKIRDSIVDKIYYAEHFGHFGQFKQKKQKMTC, encoded by the coding sequence ATGGATAGAGAAGCCATAATTGATTTGCTCCAAGATTATAACTGGATGATCCATGAGATAGCGAGACAGCGAACGTTGATCAGAGGGGGCGGGAACAACCTCACAGCTCAATATGGGATTGAAGCCACGATGCCAAAACCAGAAGGTCAAAATAGCGATCCGGTTTACAAAGAAGTTGAGCGCCGAGAAAAGAAATCAAAGTATGTGCAGAAGTTAGAGAGAAAGGTTTCATTCGTGCAGGAGCGGGCGGTTATCATTAGCGACGAGCGGGAGGTCGCTGTCCTCGAATGCTTGATGGATGGAATGAGCATGTCGGCGGTGAGTCGTCATATGGGTCTGTCTCGTAGCAATATATACAAAATAAGGGATAGCATTGTGGACAAGATATATTACGCTGAACACTTTGGACACTTTGGACAGTTTAAACAGAAAAAACAGAAGATGACATGTTGA
- a CDS encoding HNH endonuclease signature motif containing protein — translation MKDTTEVLSMEDLRECKSKFIIMDGYRFTRDEDTGYYRCNSIRKRLHQYVWEKENGKAAEGYHVHHGDENKSNNHIENLVLLSGSSHMSFHQSQLTDEEIELMRENLTHNARPKASEWHRSLAGREWHKKQYEKVKDRLHAKIPLTCELCGNDFTNIKRTRFCSKKCKAKWRREQGLDDVERTCLVCEKKFTINKYFKSKTCSKSCGNVIRAKTIKERASS, via the coding sequence ATGAAGGATACCACAGAAGTGCTATCTATGGAAGATTTAAGGGAGTGCAAGAGTAAATTTATTATCATGGATGGATACCGTTTCACTAGGGATGAGGATACTGGGTACTATCGTTGCAACTCGATTAGAAAAAGACTTCACCAGTATGTATGGGAGAAAGAAAACGGTAAAGCGGCCGAAGGGTACCACGTTCATCATGGTGACGAAAATAAAAGCAATAATCACATAGAAAATTTAGTATTACTTTCTGGCAGTAGCCACATGAGTTTCCATCAGAGCCAATTGACTGACGAGGAAATTGAACTAATGAGGGAAAATTTAACGCACAATGCCAGACCTAAAGCCAGTGAATGGCATCGGTCATTGGCGGGCAGGGAATGGCACAAGAAACAGTACGAAAAAGTGAAGGATAGGCTTCATGCGAAGATACCTTTAACGTGTGAGTTATGCGGGAATGATTTCACAAACATAAAAAGAACAAGGTTTTGTTCAAAAAAATGCAAAGCTAAGTGGAGACGCGAACAAGGTTTAGATGATGTGGAAAGAACTTGCCTTGTTTGCGAAAAGAAGTTTACGATAAATAAATATTTTAAATCTAAAACTTGCTCAAAATCATGCGGAAATGTAATAAGGGCAAAGACCATAAAAGAAAGGGCATCTTCCTGA
- a CDS encoding terminase small subunit — protein sequence MEGAFLLGAGDYVKLTPKQKRFADEYIISGNITKAAIKAGYSEKTARVTGQENLRKPAILEYIDKELEQHEIDVKLHQKQVLDYALRVLAEEETEEHAFVVKNEIGAEEVETKRLKPKIKDKTEAGKLLTTIMATVEKNRLQNMKLEKEVEKLQKEIEEGNTSEQSEVAAALRGLTDGIRANSEAE from the coding sequence ATGGAAGGTGCTTTTTTATTGGGGGCTGGTGATTATGTGAAACTTACACCGAAACAAAAACGATTTGCAGACGAATATATAATTTCGGGAAATATCACAAAGGCGGCAATCAAAGCAGGATATAGTGAAAAGACAGCTAGGGTGACGGGGCAAGAAAACCTGCGAAAACCTGCTATTTTGGAATATATAGACAAAGAGTTAGAACAACATGAAATTGATGTTAAGTTGCATCAAAAGCAAGTGCTTGATTACGCCCTTCGTGTTCTCGCAGAAGAGGAAACGGAAGAACACGCTTTTGTAGTAAAGAATGAGATAGGCGCAGAAGAAGTTGAAACAAAGAGATTGAAGCCGAAGATCAAAGACAAGACAGAAGCAGGAAAGTTATTAACAACTATCATGGCAACAGTCGAAAAGAACCGCCTACAAAATATGAAACTAGAAAAAGAAGTGGAGAAGCTACAAAAAGAAATCGAAGAAGGAAACACCAGCGAACAAAGCGAAGTCGCGGCGGCTTTAAGGGGGTTGACGGATGGAATACGCGCTAACTCCGAAGCAGAATGA
- a CDS encoding PBSX family phage terminase large subunit produces the protein MEYALTPKQNDVILEYITEEPKITLLSGAKRAGKTYLAILMYLNHIAQYENQGLSFIIGGSTQASIRRNILNDMELFVGELKLDKTNAVTIFGNKVYCFDGANADAWKKVRGFTAAGALMNEGTALHDTFVKEVISRCSYEGARIVIDTNPENPSHSVKTDYIDHDGQRLSNGRLNIKAFNFKLIDNTFLDPEYIESIIASTPSGMFTERDIHGNWVAAEGAIYKDFDEKRHFIDSIDHSKIVKYFVGVDWGYEHNGVIVVMGKDAPGAYYLIEEHAERHMEIDYWVNVAKDVQRRYGNIIFWCDSARPEHIARFRKEDIKAKNGHKNVLHGIETVAKKIKTDQFKVVRKNAPLFDKEIFMYVWNSDKGEPVKEWDDCMDSVRYAVFSEEITGHRKSDKSTHDALQSLGL, from the coding sequence ATGGAATACGCGCTAACTCCGAAGCAGAATGACGTTATCCTTGAATATATAACAGAAGAACCTAAGATAACCCTTCTAAGCGGCGCAAAGCGGGCAGGGAAGACGTATTTGGCTATTCTTATGTATTTAAACCACATTGCCCAATATGAAAATCAAGGCTTGTCATTTATCATTGGCGGCTCTACACAGGCGAGCATCCGGCGTAACATCCTAAACGATATGGAACTGTTTGTGGGTGAATTGAAGCTGGATAAAACTAATGCTGTTACCATATTTGGCAACAAAGTTTATTGTTTTGATGGCGCTAATGCCGATGCGTGGAAGAAAGTACGCGGTTTTACGGCGGCTGGCGCTCTCATGAATGAGGGAACGGCGCTCCATGATACATTCGTTAAGGAGGTTATCTCCCGTTGCTCATACGAAGGCGCAAGGATCGTCATAGATACGAACCCTGAAAACCCGTCACACTCGGTCAAAACAGACTACATCGACCACGACGGACAGCGCTTGTCAAATGGGCGACTGAACATCAAGGCGTTTAATTTTAAGCTGATAGATAACACCTTCCTTGATCCTGAATATATCGAGAGTATTATTGCTTCCACGCCAAGCGGTATGTTTACCGAGCGTGATATTCACGGTAATTGGGTAGCGGCAGAGGGTGCGATATACAAAGACTTTGACGAGAAGCGCCACTTTATTGATAGTATCGATCATTCAAAGATTGTTAAATACTTCGTCGGCGTTGACTGGGGATACGAACACAACGGCGTGATTGTCGTCATGGGCAAGGATGCGCCAGGCGCTTATTATTTGATCGAAGAACACGCCGAGCGGCACATGGAAATAGATTACTGGGTGAATGTTGCTAAAGACGTACAGCGTCGATACGGCAACATTATTTTTTGGTGTGACAGCGCCCGCCCCGAACACATTGCTCGTTTCCGTAAAGAGGATATAAAGGCGAAAAACGGACACAAGAATGTTCTCCATGGGATTGAGACAGTCGCTAAGAAGATCAAGACAGACCAATTTAAGGTTGTGCGGAAGAACGCGCCTTTATTCGACAAAGAGATATTCATGTATGTGTGGAACTCGGACAAAGGCGAGCCAGTCAAGGAATGGGATGATTGCATGGATTCAGTGCGGTATGCCGTTTTTTCGGAAGAAATTACAGGGCACAGGAAATCAGATAAAAGCACTCACGACGCACTACAATCACTCGGCCTATAA
- a CDS encoding phage portal protein: protein MATITKHKGRRFPKEANDHYRYKMGDNTPSELLLDNIKDLQDMVQNHMAYQRPRLEELDDYYLGDNTTILHDRERHQAEDHKADYRATHNYAKYVSQFIVGYLAGNPITVQHEDESTEEVISQINRLNDTDALNSDLVLDLSIYGRAYELLYRNRRDENRIAVSSPLNTFVIYDDTVEQLPIAAVRYHKNEMLESDPFKVDVYTDSEIIRYQSESNAVIVLYEVEREPHFFGGVPINEYANNRFRQGDFENVLNLIDLYDAAQSDTANYMTDLNDAMLKITGNLEMSREDASDMKQSNILFLKTEPDADGRQGNADADYIYKEYDVQGSEAYKGRLQTDIHKFTNTPDMQDENFSGHQSGESLKYKLFGLDQVRAIKERLFRRSLTNRYRLLGNILNVSAELSGGNMDGLTIQFTPNLPRSLTDEVSMFSDLGGQLSEETMLAMLSIVEDPQAEIDRLNAERTGQMNPNRDYISNRQGGEGEGEENAGQS, encoded by the coding sequence ATGGCAACGATCACAAAACACAAAGGGCGTCGCTTCCCAAAAGAAGCAAACGACCACTACCGATATAAAATGGGTGACAACACCCCGTCAGAATTGCTACTGGATAACATCAAAGACCTGCAAGACATGGTACAAAACCACATGGCTTATCAGCGACCGCGTTTAGAGGAGTTGGATGATTATTACCTCGGAGATAACACAACCATCCTGCATGATCGAGAGCGGCATCAGGCAGAGGATCACAAGGCAGACTACCGCGCCACTCACAATTATGCAAAGTATGTGAGCCAGTTTATTGTTGGCTACTTGGCAGGGAATCCGATCACGGTCCAGCATGAGGACGAATCTACAGAGGAAGTTATTAGTCAGATCAACCGATTGAATGACACTGATGCGCTGAACAGCGATTTGGTGCTTGATCTATCAATCTATGGACGAGCCTACGAATTGCTGTATAGGAACCGCAGAGACGAAAACCGCATCGCTGTTTCGTCGCCGTTAAACACATTCGTCATTTATGATGATACGGTCGAACAGCTACCCATAGCGGCGGTGCGGTATCACAAAAATGAAATGCTGGAATCTGATCCGTTCAAGGTTGATGTGTACACAGATTCAGAGATTATACGTTATCAGAGCGAATCCAATGCGGTCATCGTTCTGTATGAAGTGGAACGGGAGCCGCATTTTTTCGGTGGTGTTCCGATCAATGAGTACGCTAACAATCGGTTTCGGCAGGGCGATTTTGAAAACGTGCTTAACCTCATTGATTTGTACGATGCGGCTCAATCTGATACAGCAAACTACATGACAGATTTAAACGATGCCATGCTTAAAATTACCGGGAATTTAGAAATGAGTAGAGAAGATGCATCGGACATGAAGCAGTCAAACATTTTGTTTTTAAAGACTGAACCGGATGCAGACGGAAGGCAGGGGAACGCCGATGCTGACTACATCTACAAGGAATACGACGTTCAAGGATCAGAGGCATACAAGGGAAGATTGCAAACAGATATCCATAAATTTACCAATACTCCAGATATGCAGGATGAAAATTTTTCCGGCCACCAATCAGGAGAATCGCTAAAGTACAAGCTATTCGGCTTGGATCAAGTGAGAGCGATCAAAGAGCGTTTGTTTAGGCGATCATTGACGAATAGATATAGGCTACTAGGAAACATCCTTAATGTGTCAGCGGAGCTTTCTGGGGGCAATATGGACGGGTTGACCATACAATTCACACCTAATCTACCAAGGTCGCTCACGGATGAAGTGTCAATGTTTTCTGATCTTGGCGGCCAGCTATCAGAGGAAACCATGCTTGCTATGCTGTCAATCGTGGAAGACCCGCAAGCTGAAATCGACCGCCTTAATGCGGAGCGCACCGGACAGATGAACCCCAATCGCGACTATATAAGCAACCGACAAGGCGGCGAGGGAGAAGGCGAAGAAAATGCCGGACAATCGTGA
- a CDS encoding minor capsid protein produces the protein MPDNREYWAEREREQSLIERQRDDEVMEEITRHYEDAADEADKEITRIYQRYADREEMSLADAKKSVESTDIRDLEEKAERYVQSRDFSPQANAEMRKYNSRMRASRLELMQMYADLEVSRANGLSEIEVEARLEEIARSEVRRQSGILGETIRLSGAEMEEIVRYRFHGEYFSDRIWQNKDIMIDNLNRNLRRDITRGLGPREMARNMRNEIGNSVYNTERIMRTESARTQIQSTKKSFEDVGIEEYEWISEVDSCDICADLDGQVFKVRDLEPGTSAPPEHPNCRCAILNVIPDDW, from the coding sequence ATGCCGGACAATCGTGAGTATTGGGCAGAGAGAGAGCGTGAGCAATCACTGATTGAACGTCAGCGTGATGACGAAGTGATGGAGGAAATCACTCGCCACTATGAAGATGCGGCAGACGAAGCCGACAAGGAAATCACACGCATTTATCAGCGCTATGCAGACCGAGAGGAAATGAGCCTTGCTGACGCGAAAAAGTCGGTAGAAAGCACTGACATTCGCGATCTAGAAGAAAAAGCCGAGCGATATGTGCAAAGCCGTGACTTCTCCCCTCAAGCAAATGCTGAAATGCGTAAATACAACTCGCGAATGAGAGCATCGAGGCTAGAACTTATGCAGATGTACGCTGATTTGGAAGTGTCACGCGCAAATGGGTTGAGCGAGATTGAAGTGGAAGCAAGGCTTGAAGAAATAGCGCGGTCGGAGGTGCGGCGGCAGTCTGGTATTTTAGGTGAAACTATCCGGTTGAGCGGCGCTGAAATGGAAGAGATTGTGCGCTATCGGTTCCACGGCGAATACTTTTCGGATCGGATATGGCAAAACAAAGACATCATGATTGACAACCTAAATAGGAATTTGCGACGGGATATCACGCGCGGTCTTGGCCCCAGAGAAATGGCAAGAAACATGCGGAATGAGATTGGAAATAGCGTGTACAACACTGAAAGGATCATGAGAACGGAATCTGCAAGGACGCAAATTCAATCAACCAAAAAATCATTTGAAGATGTAGGTATCGAAGAATATGAGTGGATCAGTGAAGTGGACAGTTGTGATATATGCGCCGATTTGGATGGGCAAGTTTTTAAAGTCAGGGACTTAGAACCTGGGACTTCTGCACCACCCGAACATCCGAATTGCAGGTGCGCAATTTTAAATGTCATCCCTGACGATTGGTAA
- a CDS encoding DUF4355 domain-containing protein, producing the protein MLMDLQYFAEEGEGEGNNQEGNQEGSQQEGAQGEGEQGQGETSYSQSELDSAISKAVDSALTKRQKEFEKEKERIEENARKQGEEYAKLSKEQKEQAEYEERLKKLEAREKELNQKQLRAEVQSDLKENGLPDSFADSLVSINDNDKIKQSIEGIKKTFDEAVNEAVKERLRQSTPGHTGGSVGEKNPFHKDTWNLTEQGRLYNEDPDKYKQLKAQANS; encoded by the coding sequence ATGCTAATGGACTTACAATACTTTGCCGAAGAAGGCGAAGGAGAAGGCAATAACCAAGAGGGTAATCAAGAAGGAAGTCAGCAAGAAGGCGCACAAGGCGAAGGAGAGCAAGGTCAAGGCGAAACATCCTACTCCCAATCTGAACTCGACAGCGCGATTAGCAAGGCAGTTGATAGCGCACTTACTAAGCGTCAAAAAGAGTTCGAAAAAGAGAAAGAACGCATAGAAGAAAACGCTCGTAAACAAGGCGAAGAATACGCCAAATTGTCAAAAGAGCAGAAAGAACAGGCAGAGTATGAGGAGCGTTTAAAGAAGCTGGAAGCCCGCGAAAAGGAACTGAACCAAAAGCAATTGCGGGCAGAGGTGCAGAGTGATCTAAAAGAGAATGGGCTTCCCGATTCGTTTGCTGATTCGCTTGTCTCTATCAATGATAACGACAAGATCAAGCAGTCAATTGAGGGCATCAAAAAGACGTTTGACGAAGCGGTTAACGAAGCTGTCAAGGAACGTTTGCGCCAGAGCACACCGGGGCACACGGGCGGTTCCGTAGGGGAAAAGAACCCATTCCACAAAGACACATGGAACCTCACCGAACAGGGGCGGCTTTATAACGAAGACCCGGATAAGTACAAGCAATTAAAAGCACAGGCTAATAGCTAA
- a CDS encoding major capsid protein, whose protein sequence is MAEITRLEDVIQPEIFTPYTIQRTMELSELVQSGIVTNDAQFDSLVSGPNTLINMPFWNDLDGGESQVMQDEGDMNVNKITSSDDVARKQARVNAWGANGLSALLSGDDPMNAISQLVANYWTRDMQKNLLAGLSGVFKSNTMSSKVHDITDRDADAGTINMKTFLDATQLMGDAKESLTGVMMHSAVETELRKQDLIEYLPQSEQGLPIPYFNGKRVIVDDAMEYDTETGQASIYIFGQGAIALGNGSHPRIVPTEVDRNKRSYSGEEVLINRRIFLLHPRGVKWNEGGVSATFPTNGEIDAAARWTRVFDAKAIRVVKFRFNTVEQTSNGGDEG, encoded by the coding sequence ATGGCAGAAATAACCAGACTCGAAGATGTTATACAACCTGAAATCTTCACTCCATACACGATTCAACGGACTATGGAGCTTTCAGAGTTAGTACAAAGCGGCATTGTCACGAATGATGCTCAATTTGACTCGCTCGTAAGCGGGCCTAACACGCTCATTAACATGCCATTCTGGAATGACTTGGATGGCGGCGAATCGCAGGTCATGCAGGATGAGGGCGACATGAACGTGAACAAAATCACATCAAGTGATGACGTTGCACGTAAGCAAGCGCGGGTAAACGCTTGGGGCGCAAATGGGCTGTCTGCTTTGCTCAGTGGCGACGATCCCATGAATGCTATCAGCCAGCTAGTAGCTAACTACTGGACGCGAGACATGCAGAAAAACCTGTTAGCTGGTCTAAGTGGCGTATTTAAAAGCAACACTATGTCCTCAAAAGTCCACGATATCACAGACCGAGATGCAGATGCAGGTACGATCAACATGAAAACGTTCTTGGATGCTACCCAACTAATGGGCGACGCAAAAGAATCCTTAACGGGCGTTATGATGCACTCTGCTGTGGAGACGGAACTACGTAAGCAAGACTTGATTGAGTACCTTCCGCAATCGGAACAAGGTTTGCCGATCCCTTACTTCAACGGCAAGCGTGTAATCGTAGATGACGCTATGGAGTATGATACGGAGACAGGACAAGCCAGCATTTACATCTTCGGACAGGGCGCTATTGCATTGGGCAACGGCTCTCACCCACGGATCGTTCCGACGGAGGTAGACAGAAACAAACGGTCGTATTCCGGTGAGGAAGTATTGATCAACCGTAGAATCTTCCTTCTACACCCGCGCGGTGTCAAATGGAATGAGGGTGGCGTTTCTGCAACGTTTCCGACTAATGGAGAAATTGACGCTGCCGCACGTTGGACGCGAGTTTTTGATGCCAAAGCAATACGAGTAGTTAAGTTTCGATTTAACACTGTCGAACAAACATCAAATGGCGGCGACGAAGGATAA
- a CDS encoding phage head-tail connector protein, with the protein MIIGVKEKVKTLIDAEDDRQDDQLEVIVENIESHLIYLLEKDDVPERLQYIVVEIAVRRYNRIGSEGFQSDSVEGHSITFHDPEKDFEPYQAIIDKETKREDVGRGRVMFF; encoded by the coding sequence GTGATTATCGGCGTTAAAGAAAAAGTAAAAACGCTCATTGACGCAGAGGACGATCGGCAAGATGACCAATTAGAGGTGATTGTCGAGAACATCGAGAGTCACCTCATTTATTTGCTCGAAAAAGATGATGTTCCGGAACGCCTGCAATATATCGTCGTGGAAATTGCTGTCCGCCGTTATAATCGTATAGGCTCGGAAGGTTTTCAATCAGATAGCGTAGAGGGCCATTCTATTACTTTTCACGATCCCGAAAAAGATTTTGAGCCTTATCAGGCAATAATCGACAAAGAAACAAAGCGAGAAGATGTTGGTCGAGGGAGGGTAATGTTTTTCTAG